Proteins from a genomic interval of Geodermatophilus obscurus DSM 43160:
- a CDS encoding DAK2 domain-containing protein: MLPALDDAAVGQWCRAAVAGLSAARGRLDDLNVFPVPDGDTGTNLLATAEAALATLDEAGPDRAEPAWALVARGAVLGARGNSGTILAQLWRGLADQLAGQPPADGPTLAAALQKAADSAYGAVADPEEGTFLTVARAGGEAAVAAVAGGHTALGEVVRAAADGARAALEATPGQLAALRDAGVVDAGGAGLCLVLDALVTTVTGVEPDRPPLVRRAERGLHAGHHHGHDSGDLPHQPPAGPGSEVQYLLADSDEAAVAQLQDRLAALGDSLVVVGVDTPGGREWNVHVHVSDVGAAIEAGIEAGRPYRISVTPLAPVRAPAPDPGARAVVAIVPDGGLAELFTDEGATVVPCGPGGVAEDDVLAAVLGSGAAGVVVLPNDPAFTALASRAAERAREEGRDVAVVPTRSPVQGLAALAVADPSRRFGDDIVTMAEAAAATRWAEVTVAEHEALTSAGRCAPGDVLGSAEGDVLLIGGEPAAVACELLDRMLSAGGELVTVVAGSDTDLADVVCTHLAAVHPTVEVTRYDGAPEGVRLQVGVE, translated from the coding sequence GTGCTGCCGGCGCTCGACGACGCCGCGGTCGGCCAGTGGTGCCGGGCCGCGGTCGCCGGGCTGTCCGCAGCGCGGGGCCGCCTCGACGACCTCAACGTCTTCCCCGTGCCCGACGGCGACACCGGCACCAACCTGCTGGCCACCGCCGAGGCCGCGCTGGCCACGCTCGACGAGGCCGGCCCCGACCGGGCCGAGCCGGCCTGGGCGCTCGTGGCCCGCGGAGCCGTGCTGGGCGCCCGCGGCAACTCCGGCACCATCCTCGCCCAGCTGTGGCGCGGGCTGGCCGACCAGCTGGCGGGCCAGCCCCCGGCCGACGGGCCCACCCTCGCCGCCGCACTGCAGAAGGCCGCTGACAGCGCCTACGGCGCCGTCGCCGACCCGGAGGAGGGGACGTTCCTCACGGTGGCGCGGGCCGGCGGTGAGGCGGCGGTCGCCGCGGTCGCCGGCGGGCACACCGCCCTGGGCGAGGTCGTGCGGGCCGCGGCCGACGGCGCCCGTGCCGCCCTCGAGGCGACGCCGGGACAGCTGGCCGCGCTGCGCGACGCCGGCGTGGTCGACGCCGGGGGAGCGGGGCTGTGCCTGGTCCTCGACGCCCTGGTCACCACCGTGACCGGTGTCGAGCCCGACCGCCCGCCGCTGGTCCGCCGGGCCGAGCGCGGCCTCCACGCCGGGCACCACCACGGACACGACTCCGGTGACCTGCCCCACCAGCCGCCCGCCGGCCCGGGCAGCGAGGTGCAGTACCTGCTCGCCGACAGCGACGAGGCCGCCGTGGCCCAGCTGCAGGACCGGCTGGCCGCCCTGGGCGACAGCCTGGTGGTCGTCGGCGTCGACACACCCGGCGGGCGCGAGTGGAACGTGCACGTGCACGTCAGCGACGTCGGCGCGGCCATCGAGGCCGGCATCGAGGCCGGCCGGCCGTACCGCATCTCGGTGACCCCGCTGGCCCCGGTCCGGGCGCCGGCGCCGGACCCCGGGGCGCGTGCGGTCGTCGCGATCGTCCCCGACGGCGGGCTCGCCGAGCTCTTCACCGACGAGGGCGCCACCGTCGTCCCCTGCGGCCCGGGCGGCGTGGCCGAGGACGACGTGCTCGCCGCGGTCCTGGGGTCCGGCGCGGCGGGCGTCGTCGTGCTGCCCAACGACCCGGCGTTCACCGCCCTGGCCTCCCGCGCCGCCGAGCGCGCCCGCGAGGAGGGGCGCGACGTCGCCGTCGTCCCCACCCGCTCGCCGGTGCAGGGCCTCGCGGCGCTCGCCGTCGCCGACCCCTCCCGGCGCTTCGGTGACGACATCGTCACCATGGCCGAGGCGGCCGCGGCCACCCGCTGGGCCGAGGTCACCGTCGCCGAGCACGAGGCGCTGACCAGCGCCGGCCGGTGCGCGCCCGGCGACGTGCTGGGCTCGGCGGAGGGCGACGTCCTGCTCATCGGCGGGGAGCCGGCCGCGGTCGCCTGCGAGCTGCTCGACCGCATGCTGTCCGCCGGCGGGGAGCTGGTCACCGTCGTCGCCGGCTCCGACACCGACCTCGCCGACGTGGTCTGCACGCACCTGGCGGCCGTGCACCCGACCGTCGAGGTGACCCGCTACGACGGCGCACCCGAGGGGGTCCGGCTGCAGGTGGGGGTGGAGTAG
- a CDS encoding cytidylate kinase-like family protein: MSGAGVVTISASYGAGGDQVGPAVAAHLGLVFHDRAIPAQVAGRLGVPLAEAEANDETVARGLWRIVASLGSMPDPMGGVVPVTEQLDERTFRLQTERVVREIADGPGGVVLGRAAALVLGDRPGTLHVRLDGPEERRLDAVMVRTGRPRDEVRRELRANDAAREGYVRRSYRVDAASPRSYHLVIDSTALPLQTVVDLVVEAARARGIG, encoded by the coding sequence GTGAGCGGAGCCGGTGTGGTGACGATCTCGGCTTCCTACGGCGCAGGCGGTGACCAGGTCGGTCCAGCCGTCGCCGCGCACCTGGGCCTGGTCTTCCACGACCGGGCCATCCCCGCGCAGGTGGCCGGCCGGCTCGGCGTCCCGCTGGCCGAGGCGGAGGCCAACGACGAGACCGTCGCCCGGGGGCTGTGGCGGATCGTCGCCTCGCTCGGCAGCATGCCCGACCCGATGGGCGGCGTCGTCCCGGTGACCGAGCAGCTCGACGAGCGGACCTTCCGGCTGCAGACCGAGCGGGTGGTGCGCGAGATAGCCGACGGGCCGGGCGGGGTGGTCCTCGGCCGCGCCGCCGCGCTGGTGCTCGGCGACCGGCCCGGCACGCTGCACGTCCGCCTCGACGGCCCCGAGGAGCGGCGGCTCGACGCGGTCATGGTGCGCACCGGGCGCCCGCGCGACGAGGTGCGGCGGGAGCTGCGGGCCAACGACGCGGCGCGGGAGGGGTACGTGCGGCGGTCCTACCGCGTCGACGCGGCCTCGCCGCGCAGCTACCACCTGGTGATCGACAGCACGGCCCTGCCGCTGCAGACGGTCGTCGACCTGGTGGTCGAGGCCGCGCGCGCCCGCGGCATCGGCTGA
- the rpmB gene encoding 50S ribosomal protein L28 gives MAAVCDVCGKGPGFGMSVSHSHRRTPRRWNPNIQSVRALVAPGNRRRINACTSCIRAGKVVRA, from the coding sequence GTGGCTGCCGTGTGCGATGTCTGTGGCAAGGGGCCCGGTTTCGGTATGTCGGTGTCGCACTCGCACCGCCGCACGCCGCGCCGTTGGAACCCGAACATCCAGTCCGTGCGGGCGCTCGTCGCCCCGGGCAACCGTCGCCGCATCAACGCCTGCACCTCGTGCATCCGGGCGGGCAAGGTCGTGCGCGCCTGA
- a CDS encoding GNAT family N-acetyltransferase — protein sequence MRTSAEARLADGRPVALRAVAYDDPLAREMVARVQQEYVTRYGGPDEAVVDPAEFTPPAGLFLVAEVDGVPAGCGGWRVHEPGVAEVKRVYVAPGFRRQGLAQLLMGALEESAAAAGVRSVVLNSGSRQPEALALYAALGYTSAPGYGVYAGLPGAVFLGKRLDGEEER from the coding sequence ATGCGCACTTCCGCTGAGGCCCGGCTGGCCGACGGCCGCCCGGTCGCGCTGCGGGCCGTGGCCTACGACGACCCGCTCGCCCGCGAGATGGTGGCCCGTGTGCAGCAGGAGTACGTGACCCGCTACGGCGGTCCCGACGAGGCGGTCGTCGACCCGGCCGAGTTCACCCCACCGGCCGGGCTGTTCCTCGTCGCCGAGGTGGACGGCGTCCCCGCGGGGTGCGGCGGCTGGCGGGTGCACGAGCCCGGCGTGGCCGAGGTCAAGCGCGTGTACGTGGCGCCCGGGTTCCGCCGGCAGGGCCTGGCGCAGCTGCTCATGGGCGCGCTCGAGGAGAGCGCGGCCGCGGCCGGCGTCCGGTCGGTGGTGCTGAACTCCGGGTCCCGGCAGCCGGAGGCGCTGGCGCTGTACGCCGCGCTCGGCTACACCTCTGCACCCGGGTACGGCGTGTACGCCGGCCTGCCCGGGGCGGTGTTCCTGGGCAAGCGACTGGACGGTGAGGAGGAGCGGTGA